The sequence below is a genomic window from Chitinivibrionales bacterium.
CCCGATTAGAGCGGTCCGATATACAGGATTGATAGCGGCTGATATCGTATCAAAGAGAATTTTGGAGCCGAACTGCTTTTCGAGGTCATTAAGAGTAATCATTACCTTAAAAATAATTATATTTAAAACTCTATGGAAAACCGATTTAAGCTTGAGCTGCTATGCGAAAACAGAATAATTGAACAGACAATTTACGGCGACGTTGATGATAATCTGTCATTACCACTGAGGCAGGAATCTGATGCCCTTCGCAAAAAAACCGCAAATCCTGATAAAGCATGTGTCCTGATCAATACGGAACATGCAGGCAAAGCCACCTCAAAAGCCCGCAGAAAATTGTATGATATACTCAAAGAACCATTCATTCATAAATTTGCCGTCTTTGGAATACGGCCCTATGTCCGGGCAATTGTTAATTTTATCATGAGCGCATCGGGATCGAAAAAAATCAGAGTATTCTCCTCACGAGAAAAAGCAATAGAGTGGTTGCTTGAAGATCAGGAATGAAACGCTAATCGGCTATCAGGAATGGATGAATAACCGACTTTTCCCCTTTTCTCACTAAAACGCAAACAGAAAGCGTAGTATTGGTGCCGGTTCATTATCAGTGAAACCCTCACCGAGTTTTCTATGGTAAGGGTTTGCGGCAAGCCAGGAAAAGCCAACCGACAGTCCGATGGCAAGCTTATGCTTTTTCAGTATGAAAGGATATTTTTTGCCGATTTCACAGGCAAGCTTCTGGAACTGCAGGGTATCCAAAGCGAAATCGGTACGGATTTCAAAATTTGTGTTTTTTATCAAAGAAAATTGTTCCTCTTTAAAATCGGTACGGTCGCGGCGTAGCCCAATATAGAACAGGCTTTTTATCTCATCATGAGCATGTAACCGGGCCCCGACCCGATAGCTCATGGCATAGCGACGGCCGATTCCTCCCTTGTCTATTTTCAGTTTTAATTCGATTTCTCCCCAGTGATCGGGATAGATACTGTTGCTCTTGATATGATAATTACCATAACTGACCAGCAGTCCGATATTCCCCCGACCCTCAAAGCTGTTGTCGGCCCCGCCAAATCGGCCGACATGCCCGAGAAACAGAGACATCGACCAGGGCTCGGGAAAATTTATCGATGTTGTCAGTGCTTCGACAAAGTTGATATCTGCGACTGAAGCATTGTCATAGGTTTTTGGCCGGGCATATTTAATTCCCGCTCCGATAAGCTGGGCAGGATATATCCCGATTTCAACTAAAAAGGCATTTGGCTTATGCACGTTTTTAAGGAAATAGCCGTAGATTTCGGATTCATTTTGTACTGTCAACTGAGGAATTCCACTGTCGGCAAAGGCAAAATAGAGTCCGCATGAAGCGTAATAGGGATCATTTATCTCAAGATAGAATTCATGTCGGCCCAGCGCTTTTGCAATGCCGGCTGCATACGATGAACCTTCCAGAAGTAAAACTTGAAAGGCAATGAAAGCGAAAATCCTCATTTGGTTCGGTGTCATTGTATTCAATTATGCAGCAAAGGGCGTTTTTATGCAACTGAATGCGTTCAGGGATGGAGGTAGTATAGCAGTTCAAGCACCCTTGAAACCGGCCCCCTCTACGCCTCTTAAGCTACTAAACGGCCATCGTCCCCTTCTTCAAAATACTCTTATTTGTCGCTTTCCCGAAACTCGCCCGGCGGTTTCCCGGTCATTCGTTTGAATATTTCCCGGAACTGCGAATAGGAGTTGAATCCGCATTCATCAGCTACCCGTACCAGCGGCAGGTCGGTGGAAAAGAGCAGTTCGATTGCATGACCGATACGAAGTGTATTGCGGTAATCGATCGGCGAAGAGCCGGTTGATTGGGAGAACGTATGTGAAAGTGTTGACTCACTGCAATTGCACATCCCGGCGATTTCTTTTATTGTCAATTTTCGCCGGAAATTACCGCGGATATAAGAAATTGCATCAGTCAACATCCTGTTTTTCTTTACCCATCCGTTATCGATATTTTTCCTGATCCGGGAATATACTTTTTCAGCAATCAAAATGACAACCGGCAGAATGTGCGACCAGGCGCGGACTGCGGCAAATTGTGAGTCCGATTGAAATTCCTTGAGTGCGGTTTCCAGACACACCTGAGCTTTTTTTGTTCCTTCAACAACCGGAGCCATGCCGGAATGGACCGCAACAAAGGGCTGAAAAAGCAGGATGTCTCGAGAGTGCGGATCGAGAGAGAGTATTGAACCGGCATTCAGGTAAGCGAAGATAAACTGCAGCGGCGCATCGATGACGGTCTCATGTCCATGGGGTATCATGGCATCGGTAGAGTACAGGTCGCCTTCGTTCAGAGGAAAATGCTCACCGTTCAGATACATGCATCCTCTGCCGCTGAGAATCATCCCGATCTCGAGGCCGGTATGGATATGCGGCTGTTTAAGCTTTTTCCACTTATTACGGAACCCGACTCCAAAGAACCCCTGTTCGGGATAGTATTCCGGGATATCGGCACTTTTTGCGGTTTGCTGGTCATTATCACTAAAAATATCTGATGGCTGCCTTATTATAGCTATT
It includes:
- a CDS encoding helix-turn-helix domain-containing protein, with product MQKIAIIRQPSDIFSDNDQQTAKSADIPEYYPEQGFFGVGFRNKWKKLKQPHIHTGLEIGMILSGRGCMYLNGEHFPLNEGDLYSTDAMIPHGHETVIDAPLQFIFAYLNAGSILSLDPHSRDILLFQPFVAVHSGMAPVVEGTKKAQVCLETALKEFQSDSQFAAVRAWSHILPVVILIAEKVYSRIRKNIDNGWVKKNRMLTDAISYIRGNFRRKLTIKEIAGMCNCSESTLSHTFSQSTGSSPIDYRNTLRIGHAIELLFSTDLPLVRVADECGFNSYSQFREIFKRMTGKPPGEFRESDK